In Lewinellaceae bacterium, a single window of DNA contains:
- a CDS encoding helix-turn-helix domain-containing protein: MNDLRLQTWRQWRNAAIYAPGDDEEVILSKTVWGGIAVSSLVLGLIAGMVYACMHFMFLVYLMAVFCGFFLVSLLLFLRVRAHTEWFFISTEVFKILFSFVAVVFTGGILNSGGFVFLGMAGIFFALVFPRPEQVRFLLLLYLGTVSLEAILQPWLRPVVQFSAGQNLVLFVLYFMVSLLSLYFFVRIYVRERVRFRQVEAEKLRALDHARSQFFSNISHEFRTPLTVILGMADQIREAPSRHVAEKAVLIRRNGKKLLRLVGQLLDLSRLEAGALSVHYVQSDVVLELKYLLESFHSLAEAKNIRLHFSSASEEIWMDFDPEKLEHLVGNLLDNAIKYTPAGGEVRLELERLPSSPPPLEPGPCLLIRARDTGIGIPPQHWERIFDRYYQVGEWPTEGAGIGLAMAREYAHLFGGHIELDSRPGEGSAFSVYLPLRNRAPMQLLPAGPPVPEEKPAPEAVPGASAAPRLLLIEDNPDVVRYLQAFLQKDYNLITAFDGEQGINRAIERVPDIIISDIMMPKKDGLEVCRALKGDFRTNHIPIILLTAKTDVDSRVRGLESGADAYLPKPFHRQELQVELRKLITLREALKRKFSQSLAAPLPESKPPGLNERFLYEVRQCLERHYPEEEFGIRALCAKLGVSRTQLHRKLAALTGQPASHFIRSFRLEKARQLLASSRMTIAEVAYAVGFKDPYYFSRAFAREFGLPPSEVREG; encoded by the coding sequence ATGAACGACCTGCGCCTTCAAACATGGAGGCAGTGGCGGAATGCGGCCATTTATGCCCCGGGGGACGATGAGGAGGTCATATTGTCCAAAACGGTATGGGGCGGCATCGCTGTCTCTTCTTTGGTGCTGGGGCTGATCGCCGGGATGGTATACGCCTGTATGCATTTCATGTTCCTGGTTTATCTGATGGCTGTTTTCTGTGGGTTTTTCCTGGTCAGCCTACTCCTCTTCCTGCGGGTGCGGGCACACACGGAGTGGTTTTTCATCAGTACGGAAGTATTCAAGATCCTGTTTTCCTTTGTTGCTGTCGTTTTCACAGGAGGTATCCTGAACTCCGGTGGTTTTGTCTTTCTCGGCATGGCGGGCATTTTCTTTGCGCTGGTATTTCCGCGGCCGGAACAGGTTCGCTTCCTGCTGCTGCTATATTTGGGCACGGTCTCCCTGGAAGCCATCCTGCAACCCTGGCTGCGGCCGGTGGTTCAGTTCTCCGCAGGACAGAATCTGGTGCTTTTTGTCCTTTACTTTATGGTATCGCTGCTGTCGCTGTACTTTTTTGTCCGCATTTACGTGCGGGAACGGGTGCGGTTCCGCCAGGTGGAAGCCGAAAAACTCCGGGCGCTGGACCATGCCCGCAGCCAGTTTTTCTCCAACATCTCCCACGAATTCCGCACGCCGCTGACGGTCATCCTCGGAATGGCCGATCAGATCCGGGAGGCGCCCTCCCGCCACGTCGCCGAAAAGGCCGTCCTGATCCGCCGAAATGGGAAAAAGCTGCTCCGTTTGGTCGGCCAGTTGCTCGACCTGTCCAGGCTGGAAGCCGGCGCCCTTTCCGTTCATTATGTGCAGTCGGATGTGGTACTGGAACTGAAGTACCTGCTGGAGTCCTTCCACAGCCTGGCTGAAGCGAAAAACATCCGCCTGCATTTTTCCAGTGCTTCGGAGGAGATCTGGATGGATTTCGACCCGGAAAAGCTGGAGCACCTGGTGGGCAACCTGCTGGACAACGCCATCAAGTACACGCCCGCCGGGGGTGAAGTGCGGCTTGAGTTGGAACGCCTGCCGTCATCGCCCCCTCCACTTGAACCGGGCCCCTGCCTGCTCATCCGGGCCAGAGATACCGGTATCGGTATACCTCCGCAGCATTGGGAGCGCATCTTCGACCGTTATTACCAGGTTGGGGAGTGGCCCACTGAAGGAGCCGGGATAGGGCTGGCGATGGCCCGGGAATACGCCCACTTGTTCGGTGGCCATATTGAGTTGGATAGCCGGCCGGGAGAAGGCAGCGCCTTCTCCGTTTACCTGCCGTTGCGCAACCGGGCCCCCATGCAGTTGTTGCCTGCCGGCCCGCCGGTGCCGGAAGAAAAACCGGCGCCGGAAGCGGTTCCTGGCGCATCAGCTGCCCCCCGCCTGTTGCTCATCGAAGACAACCCAGATGTGGTCCGGTATCTACAGGCTTTCCTACAGAAGGATTACAATCTGATTACGGCCTTCGATGGCGAACAGGGTATCAATCGGGCCATAGAACGCGTACCGGATATCATCATCAGCGATATTATGATGCCGAAAAAGGACGGCCTGGAAGTTTGCCGGGCATTGAAGGGCGATTTCCGCACCAACCACATCCCTATCATCCTGCTGACCGCCAAAACGGATGTGGATTCCAGGGTACGCGGCCTGGAATCCGGGGCTGATGCCTATCTGCCTAAACCCTTCCATCGACAGGAACTGCAGGTGGAGCTTCGGAAACTCATCACCCTGCGGGAAGCCCTGAAACGCAAATTCAGCCAGAGCCTGGCCGCTCCTCTGCCCGAAAGTAAACCTCCTGGGCTGAATGAACGCTTCCTGTATGAGGTTCGCCAATGCCTGGAAAGGCATTATCCGGAGGAGGAATTCGGCATCAGGGCCCTGTGTGCCAAGCTTGGCGTCAGCCGCACTCAATTGCACCGCAAGCTGGCTGCACTGACCGGCCAGCCCGCCTCTCATTTTATCCGTTCTTTCCGCCTGGAAAAGGCCCGTCAACTGCTCGCGTCCAGCCGTATGACCATCGCCGAGGTGGCCTATGCAGTGGGTTTCAAAGACCCCTATTATTTCTCCCGCGCTTTTGCCCGGGAATTCGGGCTGCCGCCCTCTGAAGTCCGGGAGGGGTAG
- a CDS encoding T9SS type A sorting domain-containing protein: MKQTMTITLLAVMATLLFRAPAEAQEEWVYKAPIPTGRAYVTCSVLDGKIYVIGGGLTRAEGSAAVERYDPETDTWDVAIASLPVPLFAPAAATANGKIYVMGGKANYYATEDYAAVYEYDPALNTWSEKTSMPNGRSHLTACAFGGYIYAIGGRIGDHISVKTVERYDPLSDSWAVMDSMNEARANILAQVVGGKIYIVDGITDGSWSVESYDPVANSWELEDNPPPAVGYFGSATHGDKIYLYGGINNTSPTASLDFFEFDPGTGLWENIGTIPEKKVMCANAVVGNRLFAITGALDPFFITSLPGQATTTSVIMYEFEPSGEGWAYKTPITTPRAYSASGVVDGKIYVIGGAYSKTEISNVVEMYNPETDAWQSRQSLPEPIHGAAAGVIGGKIYVAGGQTQYTTLGMSKNTLFVYNPAMDSWEQKAPMPTARGYLSAAVVDGRLYVIGGTTTWPNRTGKVEMYDPETDTWQTKAPMPTARSGFCAEAVNGKIYAMGGINASGYKDVLEEYDPATDTWIEKMEMPQTRSIFGSAVVNDLLYAYGGALDDITPLLDIIQYGPETDSWAETDDMPELKTAFASAVVDNCIYGIGGALFPFFTGAQGPKVSETVLQYCLPVVNATVELEEAPFVLHQNQPNPFSGQTTISYELQQGGPVSLRVFNLAGREVARLVDGFQPAGEYALEWNAGRLPAGVYLYQLRTNGFTVTKRCVLMK, from the coding sequence ATGAAACAGACAATGACCATTACATTGCTGGCCGTTATGGCCACGCTGCTGTTCCGGGCTCCGGCAGAAGCCCAGGAAGAATGGGTTTATAAAGCCCCCATTCCCACGGGCAGGGCTTATGTAACATGCAGCGTGCTGGACGGCAAAATTTACGTCATTGGCGGCGGCCTTACCCGTGCGGAAGGGAGCGCCGCCGTAGAAAGGTACGACCCGGAAACAGATACCTGGGATGTTGCCATAGCGAGCCTGCCGGTTCCGCTCTTTGCACCGGCTGCGGCAACGGCCAACGGGAAGATATACGTAATGGGAGGCAAGGCAAACTACTACGCCACGGAAGATTACGCTGCGGTTTATGAATACGACCCGGCGCTGAATACCTGGTCGGAAAAGACGAGCATGCCCAACGGCCGCTCTCACCTGACGGCCTGTGCTTTCGGCGGCTATATCTATGCAATAGGGGGTAGAATAGGCGACCACATCTCGGTAAAAACAGTGGAAAGGTATGACCCGCTGTCGGATAGCTGGGCTGTCATGGACAGCATGAACGAAGCCCGGGCCAATATCCTGGCGCAGGTAGTAGGTGGGAAGATTTATATCGTGGATGGCATCACGGATGGCTCCTGGTCTGTGGAGTCTTATGACCCTGTGGCAAATAGCTGGGAATTGGAAGACAACCCGCCCCCGGCCGTTGGGTATTTCGGTTCGGCCACTCACGGGGACAAGATATACCTGTATGGCGGCATCAATAATACATCTCCCACCGCTTCCCTGGATTTCTTCGAGTTTGACCCCGGGACGGGCCTTTGGGAAAATATAGGAACCATCCCCGAAAAAAAGGTGATGTGCGCCAATGCCGTCGTCGGCAACCGCCTTTTCGCCATCACAGGGGCATTGGATCCGTTTTTCATCACCTCCCTGCCCGGTCAGGCGACTACGACCTCAGTGATCATGTATGAATTTGAACCTTCCGGCGAAGGCTGGGCCTACAAAACGCCCATCACGACGCCCCGGGCTTACAGTGCCAGCGGTGTGGTAGATGGAAAAATATACGTCATCGGCGGGGCCTACTCCAAAACGGAGATCAGTAATGTTGTGGAAATGTATAATCCGGAAACGGATGCCTGGCAAAGCCGGCAGAGCCTTCCGGAACCGATCCACGGCGCGGCGGCGGGGGTGATCGGGGGAAAGATATACGTGGCGGGCGGTCAAACCCAATACACTACTTTGGGGATGTCAAAGAATACCCTCTTCGTTTATAACCCGGCTATGGATAGCTGGGAACAAAAAGCCCCGATGCCGACGGCCAGGGGGTATCTGTCCGCAGCTGTTGTGGACGGCAGGCTTTATGTCATCGGCGGCACTACTACCTGGCCCAACCGGACCGGCAAAGTAGAGATGTACGATCCCGAAACGGATACCTGGCAAACGAAAGCCCCCATGCCGACTGCCCGTTCGGGCTTCTGTGCAGAAGCGGTGAATGGGAAAATATATGCGATGGGAGGTATAAATGCATCCGGATACAAGGATGTACTGGAAGAATATGACCCGGCTACCGATACCTGGATTGAGAAAATGGAGATGCCTCAAACCAGGTCTATATTTGGTTCGGCTGTCGTCAATGATCTCTTGTATGCTTACGGAGGCGCCCTGGATGATATTACGCCGCTTCTGGATATCATTCAATACGGCCCGGAAACGGATAGCTGGGCCGAAACGGATGATATGCCGGAACTCAAGACCGCTTTTGCTTCGGCAGTAGTGGATAACTGCATCTATGGAATTGGAGGGGCGCTGTTTCCTTTTTTTACTGGCGCTCAGGGCCCCAAGGTGTCCGAAACGGTATTGCAATATTGCCTTCCCGTAGTGAATGCAACGGTTGAGCTTGAGGAAGCGCCATTTGTTTTACACCAAAACCAGCCGAACCCCTTCAGCGGCCAGACGACGATTTCCTATGAATTGCAGCAAGGGGGCCCTGTCAGCCTCCGGGTGTTCAACCTCGCAGGGCGCGAAGTGGCCCGGCTGGTGGACGGCTTCCAGCCCGCCGGTGAGTATGCCCTTGAATGGAATGCCGGGAGATTACCGGCCGGAGTATACCTGTACCAGTTGAGAACGAATGGATTTACGGTAACGAAAAGGTGTGTGCTTATGAAGTAA